One genomic window of Arthrobacter sp. KBS0703 includes the following:
- the xseA gene encoding exodeoxyribonuclease VII large subunit — translation MAENATVPASGPTTVPATAADTSPDNPWPLQLLSQKLKTHIERAPAAWVEGQVIELNRRGSSAFLTLRDVDAEISLPASIWSNVLDRQETPLERGSRVVALLKAEFWLKTGRVNMSVKDIRPVGLGDLLARIERLRHALAAEGLFAESRKKRLPLLPHRIGLITGRDSDAKKDVLRNAALRWPAVEFEIREVAVQGNTAVSQVIGALRELDARADVDVIVIARGGGALEDLLPFSSEELIRAVAAARTPVVSAIGHEADRPILDDVADLRASTPTDAAKRIVPEVSEELARVRQAEAQLRRSVTQLVARETDRLAAIRSRPVLAAPEGMVTARAEDVDRLTRRSTAAISAAVTRAADQLLHLQAQVRSLSPQQTLDRGYAVVQLSGNNASPGGGGTVVRHPSQAPSGTALSVRVAGGRFGAESTGGSDAAHA, via the coding sequence ATGGCTGAAAATGCCACGGTGCCGGCTTCCGGGCCCACCACAGTGCCTGCCACCGCCGCCGACACGAGCCCGGACAACCCCTGGCCGCTGCAGTTGCTGTCCCAGAAACTTAAGACGCACATCGAACGGGCACCGGCCGCCTGGGTCGAGGGACAGGTCATCGAGCTGAACCGGCGCGGCAGCAGCGCATTCCTCACCCTCAGGGACGTGGACGCCGAAATTTCGCTGCCGGCGTCCATCTGGTCCAACGTCCTGGACCGCCAGGAAACCCCGCTTGAACGCGGAAGCAGGGTTGTGGCGCTGCTCAAGGCCGAGTTCTGGCTGAAGACCGGGCGCGTGAACATGTCCGTCAAGGACATCCGCCCCGTGGGGCTGGGCGATCTCCTTGCACGGATCGAACGGCTGCGCCATGCCCTCGCCGCCGAAGGACTCTTTGCCGAGTCGCGGAAAAAGCGGCTGCCGCTGCTCCCCCACCGGATCGGCCTCATCACCGGGCGCGACTCGGATGCCAAGAAAGATGTCCTCCGCAACGCCGCCCTGCGCTGGCCCGCGGTCGAATTCGAGATCCGCGAAGTCGCGGTCCAGGGAAACACGGCAGTGTCGCAGGTGATCGGAGCGCTCCGGGAACTCGACGCCCGCGCTGACGTCGACGTCATCGTCATTGCCCGTGGCGGCGGGGCGCTTGAGGACCTCCTGCCGTTCAGCAGCGAGGAACTCATCCGCGCTGTTGCGGCCGCGCGGACACCAGTTGTCAGCGCCATCGGCCACGAAGCCGACCGCCCCATCCTGGACGATGTGGCGGATCTCCGGGCGTCCACCCCCACGGACGCCGCCAAGCGGATTGTGCCGGAAGTCTCGGAGGAGCTCGCCCGGGTCCGTCAGGCGGAGGCCCAGCTGCGCCGCTCTGTTACCCAGCTGGTGGCCCGGGAAACCGATCGCCTTGCAGCGATTCGCTCACGCCCCGTACTCGCAGCTCCGGAAGGCATGGTCACCGCGCGCGCCGAAGACGTGGACCGGCTCACCCGCCGTTCCACCGCGGCCATCAGCGCAGCCGTCACCCGAGCGGCCGATCAGCTACTCCATCTTCAGGCGCAGGTCCGGTCCCTGTCGCCCCAGCAGACCCTGGACCGTGGTTACGCCGTGGTCCAGCTCTCCGGGAACAACGCATCCCCCGGCGGGGGCGGCACCGTGGTTCGCCATCCTTCGCAGGCCCCAAGCGGAACGGCACTCTCCGTCCGCGTCGCCGGCGGACGGTTCGGCGCCGAGTCGACCGGCGGATCCGATGCCGCACATGCCTGA
- a CDS encoding pyridoxal phosphate-dependent aminotransferase has translation MAEFKQSTKLHNVLYDIRGPILQAAQQMEAEGHRILKLNIGNPAPFGFEAPDAILVDMIRHLPHAQGYSDSRGIFSARTAVSQYYQTRGIQNIHVDDIYLGNGVSELITMSLMALLDDGDEVLIPTPDYPLWTASVALASGRPVHYLCDEESGWQPDLEDLEAKITPRTKGIVVINPNNPTGAVYPESTLRKIVALAEKHGLVIFADEIYEKILYEDAVHVNMAGLTGDDVLCLTFSGLSKAYRVCGYRAGWMGISGPKKDASDYLEGINLLANMRLCANVPAQHAIQTALGGYQSINDLILPGGRLLEQRNKAYDMLNAIPGVSTQQARGALYLFPKLDPEVFHIRDDEKFVLDLLKEQKILVSHGRAFNWVRPDHFRMVTLPNVKDIEEAIGRMGDFLSRYQGN, from the coding sequence ATGGCAGAATTCAAGCAGTCCACCAAGCTTCATAATGTCCTTTACGACATCCGTGGACCGATTCTTCAGGCCGCCCAGCAGATGGAGGCGGAGGGTCACCGGATCCTCAAACTGAACATCGGAAACCCGGCACCTTTCGGTTTTGAAGCGCCGGACGCCATCCTCGTGGACATGATCCGCCACCTGCCCCATGCCCAGGGCTACAGCGACTCGCGCGGCATCTTCTCGGCGCGCACGGCAGTCTCGCAGTACTACCAGACCCGCGGTATCCAGAATATCCACGTGGACGACATCTACCTGGGCAACGGCGTCAGCGAACTGATCACCATGTCCCTCATGGCGCTGCTCGACGACGGCGATGAGGTCCTCATTCCCACCCCGGACTACCCGCTGTGGACCGCCTCGGTGGCCCTCGCGAGCGGGCGGCCCGTGCACTACCTGTGTGACGAGGAATCGGGCTGGCAGCCGGACCTGGAGGACCTCGAAGCCAAGATCACGCCGCGCACCAAGGGCATCGTGGTCATCAACCCGAACAACCCCACCGGCGCCGTTTATCCGGAGAGCACGCTGCGCAAGATCGTGGCCCTCGCGGAAAAGCACGGCCTGGTCATCTTCGCCGACGAGATCTACGAGAAAATCCTGTACGAGGACGCCGTCCACGTGAACATGGCCGGCCTCACCGGCGATGACGTCCTGTGCCTGACGTTCAGCGGGCTGTCGAAGGCCTACCGCGTCTGCGGATACCGCGCGGGCTGGATGGGTATCTCCGGGCCGAAGAAGGATGCCTCCGACTACCTCGAAGGCATCAACCTGCTGGCCAACATGAGGCTGTGCGCCAACGTGCCGGCGCAGCACGCCATCCAGACGGCGCTGGGCGGCTACCAGAGCATCAACGACCTGATCCTCCCCGGCGGCCGGCTGCTCGAGCAGCGGAACAAGGCCTACGACATGCTGAATGCCATTCCCGGGGTCAGCACCCAGCAGGCCAGGGGCGCCCTGTACCTGTTCCCCAAGCTGGATCCCGAGGTCTTCCACATCCGGGACGACGAAAAGTTCGTCCTGGACCTGCTGAAGGAGCAGAAGATCCTGGTGTCCCACGGCAGGGCCTTCAACTGGGTCCGGCCGGACCACTTCCGGATGGTGACCCTGCCCAACGTCAAGGACATCGAGGAAGCAATCGGACGCATGGGAGACTTCCTCAGCAGGTATCAGGGGAACTAG
- a CDS encoding exodeoxyribonuclease VII small subunit, producing MTEHSTGADQNSAPSAGQPDIESLSYEEAREQLVGVVSKLEAGGTSLEDSLALWERGEALAKRCEEWLEGARKRLAAARRDSQADS from the coding sequence ATGACAGAGCACTCCACCGGCGCCGACCAAAACAGCGCGCCTTCCGCCGGCCAGCCAGACATCGAGTCCCTCAGCTATGAAGAAGCCAGGGAACAGCTGGTGGGCGTCGTCTCTAAGCTCGAAGCAGGCGGGACCAGCCTCGAGGACTCACTGGCGCTCTGGGAACGGGGCGAGGCGCTGGCCAAGCGCTGCGAGGAATGGCTCGAGGGTGCCCGCAAGAGGCTCGCGGCTGCCCGCAGGGACAGCCAAGCAGACAGCTAA
- a CDS encoding 4-hydroxy-3-methylbut-2-enyl diphosphate reductase gives MTSSAVSLSMPTVPRRRRSPEEVLAAAPVAGPKKVLLAAPRGYCAGVDRAVIAVEKALEHYGPPVYVRKQIVHNVHVVSSLEEQGAIFVDETDEVPEGALVIFSAHGVSPAVVQSAEDRGLRTIDATCPLVTKVHKEAVRFAKDDFDILLIGHDGHEEVEGTAGEAPEHIQIINGPHEVDKVTVRDPEKVIWLSQTTLSVDETMETVRLLKERFPTLQDPPSDDICYATTNRQVAIKKISPQADLVIVVGSANSSNSVRLVEVALEYGAKASYRVDFANEVDETWFEGVATVGVTSGASVPEVLVKDVLRLLSDYGYDSVEEVVTAEEDLLFSLPKELRATLKKAGDVSRALGGRRSN, from the coding sequence ATGACCTCCTCAGCAGTTTCCCTTTCGATGCCAACAGTCCCGCGCAGGCGGCGTTCGCCGGAGGAAGTGCTCGCTGCCGCGCCGGTTGCCGGCCCCAAGAAAGTTCTGCTGGCGGCTCCCCGGGGCTACTGCGCAGGTGTTGACCGCGCCGTCATCGCCGTCGAGAAGGCGCTGGAACACTACGGCCCGCCGGTCTACGTCCGCAAGCAGATTGTCCACAACGTACACGTGGTCAGTTCGCTTGAGGAGCAGGGGGCCATCTTCGTCGATGAAACCGATGAGGTCCCGGAAGGCGCCCTGGTCATCTTCTCCGCTCACGGCGTCTCTCCGGCCGTCGTCCAGTCAGCGGAGGACCGCGGGCTGCGCACGATCGACGCCACCTGCCCCCTGGTGACCAAAGTCCACAAGGAAGCCGTCAGGTTCGCGAAGGACGACTTCGACATCCTGCTGATCGGCCACGACGGCCACGAGGAAGTGGAGGGCACCGCCGGAGAAGCCCCTGAGCACATCCAGATCATCAACGGCCCGCACGAAGTGGACAAAGTGACCGTACGTGACCCCGAGAAGGTCATCTGGCTGTCCCAGACCACCCTCAGCGTGGACGAAACCATGGAAACCGTGCGGCTGCTCAAGGAGCGGTTCCCCACACTCCAGGACCCGCCCAGCGACGACATCTGCTACGCCACCACCAACCGGCAGGTGGCCATCAAGAAGATCTCCCCCCAGGCGGACCTGGTGATCGTGGTCGGTTCGGCGAACTCATCCAATTCCGTGCGCCTGGTGGAAGTGGCGCTCGAATACGGCGCCAAGGCCTCCTACCGCGTGGATTTCGCCAACGAGGTGGACGAGACCTGGTTTGAAGGTGTCGCCACGGTGGGAGTCACCTCGGGAGCGTCCGTGCCGGAGGTCCTGGTCAAGGATGTCCTCCGCCTCCTGTCCGACTACGGCTATGACTCCGTGGAGGAAGTTGTCACCGCCGAAGAGGATCTGCTGTTTTCCTTGCCGAAGGAACTTCGCGCGACCCTCAAGAAAGCCGGGGACGTCTCACGGGCGCTCGGTGGCAGGCGTTCAAACTAG
- a CDS encoding DNA recombination protein RmuC has protein sequence MEPFAVILALLMLLLGALAGAAFAYTVLRRRSAALEADFDGVSARLSEVSAQFAAADAERRLLAAQNRELGESRQQDGSVLRALAPVAEKLTAVQQQVSLLERDRLEQYGQLAQQLQEARLSDEQLMRSTHALESALRSNSARGQWGEVQLRRVVEAAGMLRHVDFHEQLHSSGAEASVRPDLVVQLPGDKQLVVDAKVPLSAYLRAQELGQPDGDRQGLSQSSQQDLLAAHAKALKAHVDSLSSKKYWDISGNSPELVICFLPAESILAAALTADPALLDHALSKNVVLASPGTLLAVLKSVAFTWRQDVLTDSARELFELARQLYERMGTLGDNVSKLGSSLKSSVDRYNSMVGTLEARVLPTARKLNAMDAAGLVTPPAVQVTPRSVSAPELQSGDQAAAQSTGQLGAVQESTVAESTVAESMVTGSTVTASTVHGRAGGEAAEPEAEEDAA, from the coding sequence ATGGAACCTTTTGCAGTCATTCTCGCCCTACTGATGCTGTTGCTGGGTGCCTTGGCCGGCGCTGCTTTCGCGTACACGGTCTTGCGCCGCCGGAGCGCCGCCCTGGAAGCGGACTTCGACGGCGTTTCGGCCCGGCTTTCCGAGGTGAGCGCCCAGTTCGCCGCCGCCGACGCGGAGCGGAGGCTGCTGGCGGCCCAAAACCGGGAGCTGGGCGAGTCCCGCCAGCAGGACGGCAGCGTGCTGAGGGCGCTGGCGCCCGTGGCCGAAAAGCTCACTGCCGTGCAGCAGCAGGTCTCCCTGCTGGAGCGGGACCGCCTGGAACAGTACGGGCAGTTGGCCCAGCAGTTGCAGGAAGCCCGTCTCTCGGACGAACAGCTGATGCGTTCCACGCATGCCCTCGAATCGGCGCTCCGCTCCAACAGCGCGCGCGGCCAGTGGGGAGAAGTCCAGCTGCGCCGGGTGGTGGAGGCCGCGGGAATGCTTCGTCACGTCGATTTCCACGAACAGCTGCACAGTTCAGGGGCGGAGGCCTCGGTCCGTCCGGACCTTGTGGTGCAGCTTCCTGGTGACAAGCAGCTCGTCGTGGACGCCAAGGTGCCGCTGTCCGCCTACCTCCGGGCGCAGGAGCTCGGCCAGCCCGACGGCGACCGGCAGGGGCTGAGCCAGTCCTCCCAGCAGGATCTCCTGGCCGCCCATGCCAAGGCCCTCAAGGCCCATGTGGATTCGCTCAGCAGCAAGAAGTACTGGGATATTTCGGGAAACTCGCCCGAACTGGTCATCTGCTTCCTGCCTGCCGAGTCCATCCTGGCCGCCGCGCTCACCGCCGATCCCGCCCTGCTGGACCATGCGCTCTCCAAGAACGTGGTGCTGGCCTCCCCCGGCACCTTGCTGGCGGTGCTCAAGTCCGTTGCGTTCACGTGGCGCCAGGATGTCCTCACCGACAGCGCCCGCGAGCTGTTCGAGCTCGCCCGGCAGCTGTACGAACGCATGGGGACCCTCGGCGACAACGTCAGCAAGCTAGGTTCGTCCCTGAAGTCCTCCGTGGACCGCTACAACTCGATGGTCGGCACCCTGGAAGCCCGCGTCCTCCCTACCGCCCGGAAGCTGAACGCTATGGACGCCGCCGGGCTGGTTACGCCGCCGGCCGTGCAGGTCACGCCGAGGTCCGTCTCAGCTCCGGAGCTTCAGTCCGGCGACCAGGCAGCGGCCCAGTCAACTGGCCAGCTGGGCGCGGTCCAGGAAAGCACGGTTGCGGAAAGCACGGTTGCGGAAAGCATGGTCACGGGAAGCACAGTCACGGCGAGCACCGTCCACGGCAGGGCCGGCGGAGAAGCGGCCGAGCCGGAGGCGGAAGAGGACGCCGCCTAG
- a CDS encoding ABC transporter substrate-binding protein, with the protein MNHPVHTTITRRGLGGLAAGVGIALALSACSSGNPLSSPTTSAGSAAAGGSLVVGSADFPESQIIAEIYAGALNAAGVTATTKPNIGSREIYFKAVQDGSVDVVPDYSGNLLSHVNAEAPEVSAEDIYKALPGKLPKGLAVLEPSKAEDKDAMVVTKATAEKYQLKSIEDLAKVCKDLTMAAPATFETRSYGFPGLKTNYGCELKALKPFSDGGGNLTLKALLSDEVQVADIFTTTPSIADNDLVVLEDPKSNFKAQQVLPLYNEAKMTDKAKEALNGVSKVLTTEDLINLNRAVSGTQKQNAKDAAAAWLKDKGIVK; encoded by the coding sequence GCCGTGGCCTGGGCGGCCTGGCCGCTGGTGTCGGCATTGCCCTTGCCCTCTCCGCCTGCAGCAGCGGCAATCCGCTGTCCTCACCGACCACCAGTGCGGGCAGTGCCGCCGCCGGCGGTTCCCTGGTGGTCGGTTCCGCCGACTTCCCCGAAAGCCAGATCATCGCCGAGATCTACGCCGGCGCCCTCAACGCCGCCGGCGTCACGGCAACAACCAAGCCGAACATCGGCTCGCGGGAGATCTACTTCAAAGCCGTCCAGGACGGGTCCGTGGACGTCGTCCCGGACTACTCCGGCAACCTGCTGTCCCACGTAAACGCCGAGGCGCCCGAAGTTTCGGCGGAGGACATCTACAAGGCGTTGCCCGGCAAGCTTCCCAAGGGCCTCGCAGTCCTGGAGCCCTCCAAGGCTGAGGACAAGGATGCCATGGTGGTCACCAAGGCCACGGCGGAAAAGTACCAGCTGAAGTCCATTGAAGACCTCGCCAAGGTCTGCAAGGACCTCACGATGGCAGCCCCGGCCACGTTCGAAACGCGGTCATATGGCTTCCCGGGCTTGAAGACGAACTATGGCTGTGAGCTCAAGGCTCTGAAGCCGTTCAGCGACGGCGGCGGAAACCTGACCCTGAAGGCCCTTCTGAGCGATGAGGTCCAGGTGGCCGACATCTTCACCACCACGCCGTCCATCGCCGACAACGACCTCGTGGTCCTCGAAGACCCCAAGAGCAACTTCAAGGCCCAGCAGGTGCTGCCGCTCTACAACGAGGCCAAGATGACGGACAAGGCAAAGGAAGCCCTGAACGGTGTCTCGAAGGTACTGACCACGGAGGACCTCATCAACCTCAACCGGGCAGTCAGCGGCACCCAGAAGCAAAACGCCAAGGACGCCGCAGCCGCGTGGCTCAAGGACAAGGGCATCGTCAAATAG
- a CDS encoding polyphosphate kinase 2 family protein — MAGVVEFAKFPSGTLKVEEGFSLADVDPDSTPGYKGEKADGEALLTDLDSKLAELQEQLFAESKFGGGKRVLLVLQGMDTAGKGGIVKHVLGTMDPQGVQFKSFKAPTPEEKAYDFLWRIEREVPAAGMMGVFDRSHYEDVLIHRVHRWADPKEIERRYAAINEFEARQTAVGTTVIKVMLNISNEEQKERLLARLDNPAKHWKYNTGDLKERAFWDDYMAAYQAAFDATNTKNAPWYVVPANKKWYARIAVQQLLLEALMALKLEWPKAEFDVEAERRLAERS; from the coding sequence ATGGCCGGCGTCGTGGAATTCGCGAAGTTCCCTTCCGGAACGTTGAAGGTGGAGGAGGGCTTCAGCCTCGCGGACGTCGATCCTGACTCGACGCCCGGCTACAAGGGGGAGAAAGCCGACGGCGAGGCTCTGCTCACCGACCTCGACAGCAAGCTGGCCGAACTGCAGGAGCAGCTCTTCGCGGAGTCCAAGTTCGGGGGCGGCAAGAGGGTGCTGCTCGTCCTGCAGGGAATGGACACCGCGGGCAAGGGCGGCATCGTGAAGCACGTCCTGGGCACCATGGATCCGCAGGGCGTCCAGTTCAAGTCCTTCAAGGCGCCCACGCCGGAGGAAAAGGCCTACGACTTTCTCTGGCGGATCGAAAGGGAGGTGCCTGCGGCCGGCATGATGGGTGTCTTCGACCGCTCCCACTACGAGGATGTCCTGATCCATCGTGTCCACCGCTGGGCCGACCCGAAGGAAATCGAGCGCCGCTACGCCGCCATCAACGAGTTCGAAGCCCGGCAGACGGCGGTGGGAACCACCGTCATCAAAGTCATGCTGAACATCAGCAATGAAGAGCAGAAGGAGCGGCTGCTGGCCCGGCTGGACAATCCGGCCAAGCACTGGAAATACAACACGGGCGATCTGAAGGAGCGAGCGTTCTGGGACGACTACATGGCGGCGTACCAGGCCGCGTTCGATGCGACCAACACCAAGAACGCCCCTTGGTACGTAGTGCCCGCGAACAAGAAGTGGTACGCCCGGATTGCGGTGCAGCAGTTGCTGCTCGAGGCGCTCATGGCGCTCAAGCTGGAATGGCCAAAGGCTGAGTTCGACGTCGAGGCGGAGCGCCGTCTGGCCGAGAGGTCCTGA